Genomic window (Fibrobacter sp.):
CCCTGCACCACCATTACCAAAAGAAATGGGAAGGCAAGTTCCCGAGCAAGCCCCTGATGAACTCCAAGATCGTGTGGCGCATGCATCTGGTGAGCATCTTCGCCCTCATCTTCAGCATGGTGGTGTTTTTTGGAATTAGGTAATGTTGTCATGCCCCGCTTGACGGGGCCTCTCCTTTTCAAGCCCTTGTAAAAATTTTCTTTACAAGGCTTTTTTGATCTACATCTCCGTCTTATACATAGAACACCATTAAAAACGGAGATATTATGACTAACGAAAACAAGCTGGACGACAACATCGATTTCATTCAGGAATTCAACACTATCGTTGAGTCCGCAAATGACGAATCCAAGTTCAACCACGATAGATACTTCAGATTTGCATTTGCCGACACGGGACGCATGACAGAATTGCTGAAACTATCCGCCAAGAAGAAACCCTCCCTTAAGGCTTTCTTGAACACCATTGACATTTCGACATTGCGTGGTGCTCCCGAGAACTCTTCTACCGCAAAACACACGAGTTCAGCGGACCTTGTATTCGAAGCAGACATCAAGGGAAATGGAGGCAAAGCGGGACTTTATGTGGGAATCATTACTGAGCACAAGTCCACAAACAAGGACGATGTCATGAGGCAACTTTCCGAATATCACCACCACCTGTTCATTGAACACAATAAGGATATCCCCGTGGTAGCGTTTATCGTTTACAACGGGGAGATGGATTGGAATCCGCTTTCCAAGCCACATTTTGCGAACTATCCAGAATACTATCACGATATCGGGTATCCGTTCAAAGTTGAATTCCTGGATGTAGGACACGGAGTGAGTGACGCCGATTTGAAAGGATTGTCGCCCATGACCCTTGTCGCTTTGACCGCAATGAAATATATTTGGAATGCGGAGCAATTCTCCGTTTCTTTCAAAGAAGCCGCAGTGCGCCTGCTCAAGATGCAGAACTCAGACACTGGGAAAGAATTCATCAAACAGTCACTATCCTACTTCTTCTGGAAGTGACCATACAAGGAAAACAGCGAGGTAATCAAGATGGATAGTCCTGAAGCAGTAGCGAACAAAGGTTATGAATCTTTTGCCGAACACTTCCTGCGTGTGGGCAAGGAACAGTCTGTACGCGAACTTGCCAAGGGCTTTCGTGATAGCGGAGTTTCATTGGCTATTATTGCAAAACAAACAGGTCTTTCCGAAGCTGAAATTAAGGCTTTGTAAAAAAAGCCCGAGGTTCTTTTGGAACTTCGGGCGTATCTCTCTTTACTTAGAACCTTTCTGCAATGCGTTCACCTTGTGGTCAGTCCTTTAGGCAACGAACAGAGAGCCCGAATGTCTTGCTGTAGTAGCTCAGGTGCGCCTCGTCGTCATAGTGGCACAGGTACATATAGTAGGCAAAGTCCCAATCGTTCTGCGTGGCACTCCAGAAGTAGGCGATGTCGCCGACATTATTGAAGTAGAGATCGTCGGTCCAGATGCCAGCAGGGAGCGCAGAAAAGCCGTAGGCATCCTCGTTGGTGATGCCGTTATGGGCACGCCAGCCTGTCTGCGACTTTAGTTTTGCACCGGCGGCTGATGATCCACCCACCGCCGTGAACAGGGTTTGCCATTCATCCTTGGTCGGCAAGTGCCAGCCCGACGGGCAAATACCCGACACCTTTTCAGGCAGCGTACAGGCTCTGAGGTAACCGCAGTTCACGCCGGTGCCACCGTCGTAAAGCTTGACGGAGTCGATTGCCGCAGCCCAAGTATAGAGACGACCTGTCACGGCACAGTTCTCAACCACGTCATTGTAGCACCAACTCTTGCCCTTGAGGCTCGGCGTGGTTACGCTGTCGGCATAGTCCAGGTTCTCCGCCATCCAGGTCTGGTCGCCAATCTTTACAGTCTTGTAAACTTTGCTATCGCGGTGGTCGGTCAGGGTGCCGTAGGTGATTTTCGGGTTCAGGCGGGCTTCCTTCGGTACATCCCAGCTCCATTTGGCAGGAATAGTAGAGCCGCTGGAACTGGATTCCAGGTCATCGTCCCCTATAGAAGGCGAAGAGTCGTCTTCGTTGGACTCGGTTGATGAACTGGACAGTTTCGACATCAGTTCTTCCAGCTCATCTTTCAACTTATCCCCGGTAAGACCATCCTTGATTTTTTCAATGGTAGCAGAATCTGTGACAGCCACCCACTCGTTCTCAAGACAGGCGAAATAGGTAGTATTCACCTTGGCGACATCCTTATCACAAGCGTTAGGCAGGTCTGCCTCATTCTTGTAAGAGGGAATTTCGTTGGACGAACCACTGGAACTGTCATCACAAGCGACAAAGCATGCTGCAGTCAGGGCGATAGATGCCGCCAGGATTAATTTTTTCATGGACTTCTTACTTGAAACTATAATTATGGGCAATGTAATATTTGGAAACAGATGCGTCAAGTGTAGCCCACCTCCTACTATTCTATATTTAGCTTATGGACATTATCAAAACTCTGAAAGCGGCGGGCCAGCAAGAACTCGTCGCTAAACTGGAATCCTTGACTGGTGAAGCCCGCAGCCTTCTGGAGCGAGATATTTTATCCCAGGACTGGGAAGAACTGAAGTCCCTTTACGCCGAAAAGTCCGCCGCCACCCTGGCAGACAACGTTTCCGCCGACCTCAAGCCCATGCCCTTCAAGATTGCCGCCGACGACCTGCGCTACGACTTCTGGAAAGAAACCGGAGAAATCCTACTCCAGAAAGGACAGGTGGCCGCCTTCCTGGTGGCGGGCGGACAGGGTTCCCGTCTCGGTTTCGACGGACCCAAGGGCATGTTCGACATCGGGCTCCCCAGCCACAAGAGCTTGTTCCAGCTGCAAGCGGAACGCCTGCAGAACCTGGCCGCACAGGTGGGCCACCCCATTCCCTGGTGCATCATGACCAGCCCCCTGAACCACGAGGCCACCGTCAACTTCTTTACCGAACACAAGTTTTTTGGCATGGACCGGGACAACATCCGCTTTTTCGAGCAGGGTACCATCTGCGCCCTCACTCCCGAGGGCAAGGCCGTGGTGGACGAGAA
Coding sequences:
- a CDS encoding Rpn family recombination-promoting nuclease/putative transposase, with amino-acid sequence MTNENKLDDNIDFIQEFNTIVESANDESKFNHDRYFRFAFADTGRMTELLKLSAKKKPSLKAFLNTIDISTLRGAPENSSTAKHTSSADLVFEADIKGNGGKAGLYVGIITEHKSTNKDDVMRQLSEYHHHLFIEHNKDIPVVAFIVYNGEMDWNPLSKPHFANYPEYYHDIGYPFKVEFLDVGHGVSDADLKGLSPMTLVALTAMKYIWNAEQFSVSFKEAAVRLLKMQNSDTGKEFIKQSLSYFFWK
- a CDS encoding fibrobacter succinogenes major paralogous domain-containing protein, which gives rise to MKKLILAASIALTAACFVACDDSSSGSSNEIPSYKNEADLPNACDKDVAKVNTTYFACLENEWVAVTDSATIEKIKDGLTGDKLKDELEELMSKLSSSSTESNEDDSSPSIGDDDLESSSSGSTIPAKWSWDVPKEARLNPKITYGTLTDHRDSKVYKTVKIGDQTWMAENLDYADSVTTPSLKGKSWCYNDVVENCAVTGRLYTWAAAIDSVKLYDGGTGVNCGYLRACTLPEKVSGICPSGWHLPTKDEWQTLFTAVGGSSAAGAKLKSQTGWRAHNGITNEDAYGFSALPAGIWTDDLYFNNVGDIAYFWSATQNDWDFAYYMYLCHYDDEAHLSYYSKTFGLSVRCLKD